One Leucobacter muris DNA segment encodes these proteins:
- a CDS encoding DUF2130 domain-containing protein: MHEIKCPHCAKAFTVDEAGYADILKQVRDHEFEQQLHERLELAEQDKAKALELAAARSAGEMQRAAAAKDAEIHELQAKIEAGETARRLAVAEALGAVEKERDALANELEQARQETQAAVELAEAKLVAELQRAAATKDSQIQQLRSKLEAVELSQRLALAEAVGAVERERDELQSGLERAELEKQLAQQSLKDRYETQLRDRELEIERLRDMKARLSTKMIGETLELHCENTFNRYRAMAFPSAYFEKDNDASSGSKGDYIFRDLDPNGVEVVSIMFEMKNEADTTATKKKNEDFFKELDRDRTEKGCEYAVLVSLLEPENEYYNDGIVDVSHRYPKMYVVRPQFFLPLITLLRNGALNALKYKAELEHVKAQNIDITNFEDELDAFKGAFGRNYELATRKFHTAIEEIDKAIARLQKVKDELLGSERNLRLANDKAQGVTIKKLTRKNPTMAAKFAELEGGAGTPAGE; this comes from the coding sequence ATGCATGAGATCAAGTGCCCGCACTGCGCCAAGGCGTTCACCGTCGACGAGGCCGGGTACGCCGACATCCTGAAGCAGGTGCGCGACCACGAGTTCGAACAGCAGCTGCATGAGCGGCTCGAGCTGGCCGAGCAGGACAAGGCGAAGGCGCTCGAACTCGCGGCCGCGCGGTCGGCGGGCGAGATGCAGCGCGCAGCCGCCGCGAAAGACGCCGAGATCCACGAGCTGCAGGCGAAGATCGAGGCCGGCGAGACCGCGAGGCGCCTCGCCGTCGCCGAGGCGCTCGGCGCGGTCGAAAAAGAGCGCGACGCGCTCGCGAACGAACTCGAGCAGGCCCGGCAGGAGACGCAGGCGGCGGTGGAGCTGGCCGAGGCGAAGCTCGTGGCCGAGCTGCAGCGGGCGGCCGCGACGAAGGATTCGCAGATCCAGCAGCTGCGGTCGAAGCTCGAGGCGGTCGAGCTCTCGCAGAGGCTCGCCCTCGCCGAGGCGGTCGGCGCCGTGGAACGGGAGCGCGACGAGCTGCAGAGCGGGCTGGAACGGGCAGAGCTCGAGAAGCAGCTCGCGCAGCAGTCGCTGAAGGATCGGTACGAGACGCAGCTGAGAGACCGCGAGCTCGAGATCGAGCGTCTGCGCGACATGAAGGCGCGGCTGTCGACGAAGATGATCGGCGAGACGCTCGAGCTGCACTGCGAGAACACGTTCAACCGGTACCGCGCCATGGCCTTCCCGAGCGCCTACTTCGAGAAGGACAACGACGCGAGTTCCGGCAGCAAGGGCGACTACATCTTCCGGGATCTCGACCCGAACGGCGTCGAGGTCGTCTCGATCATGTTCGAGATGAAGAACGAGGCCGACACCACCGCGACGAAGAAGAAGAACGAAGACTTCTTCAAAGAGCTCGACAGGGACCGCACCGAGAAGGGCTGCGAGTACGCGGTGCTCGTCTCGCTGCTCGAGCCCGAGAACGAGTACTACAACGACGGCATCGTCGACGTCTCGCACCGGTATCCGAAGATGTACGTGGTGCGGCCGCAGTTCTTCCTGCCGCTCATCACGCTGCTGCGCAACGGGGCGTTGAACGCGCTGAAGTACAAGGCCGAGCTCGAGCACGTGAAGGCGCAGAACATCGACATCACCAACTTCGAAGACGAGCTCGATGCCTTCAAGGGGGCGTTCGGGCGCAATTACGAACTCGCCACGAGAAAGTTCCACACTGCGATCGAAGAGATCGACAAGGCGATCGCGAGGCTGCAGAAGGTGAAAGACGAACTGCTGGGCTCCGAGCGCAACCTGCGCCTGGCGAACGACAAGGCGCAGGGCGTTACGATCAAGAAGCTCACCCGCAAGAACCCGACGATGGCGGCCAAGTTCGCCGAGCTCGAGGGTGGCGCCGGCACTCCCGCCGGCGAGTGA
- a CDS encoding NADH:flavin oxidoreductase/NADH oxidase, giving the protein MADPILFRPFRLRDLEVRNRLWVSPMCQYSIEQQHGVPGDWHLQHIGALARGGAGLVTVEATAVAPEGRISPRDVGLWNDEQTAAFARLASIAHAHGARIAVQLAHAGRKASTYPWLPGQPDGTVPIIEGGWQTVAPSEAAFGELAAPRALGADEIAGIVEAFATAADRAVAAGLDAVEVHAAHGYLLHEFLSPLSNLRGDGYGGDLERRARLLREIVRTIRGRHARLPILVRISATGWVEGGFDLDEAERVVSWLAEDGADLVDVSSGGNVPVAPIPVGPAYQTPLAARLRGSLPAEAIAVGTVGLITEAAQAESILVTGQADVVFLGRALLADPHLPLRWAHELRAPSAEALVPPQYHRARF; this is encoded by the coding sequence ATGGCAGATCCGATCCTCTTCCGCCCGTTCCGGCTCCGCGACCTCGAGGTGCGCAACCGATTGTGGGTCTCCCCGATGTGCCAGTACTCGATCGAGCAGCAGCACGGGGTGCCGGGTGACTGGCATCTGCAGCACATCGGCGCGCTCGCTCGCGGCGGCGCCGGCCTCGTCACCGTCGAGGCGACGGCGGTTGCGCCCGAGGGCCGCATCTCGCCTCGCGATGTGGGGCTCTGGAACGACGAGCAGACGGCGGCGTTCGCGCGCCTGGCGAGCATCGCGCATGCGCACGGCGCGCGCATCGCGGTGCAGCTCGCACACGCCGGCCGCAAGGCTTCCACTTATCCGTGGCTGCCCGGCCAGCCCGACGGCACCGTGCCGATCATCGAGGGAGGCTGGCAGACCGTGGCCCCTTCCGAGGCCGCGTTCGGTGAGCTCGCCGCGCCCCGCGCGCTCGGCGCCGACGAGATCGCGGGCATCGTGGAGGCGTTCGCGACCGCCGCCGATCGCGCCGTCGCCGCCGGCCTCGACGCCGTCGAGGTGCACGCCGCCCACGGCTACCTGCTGCACGAGTTCCTGTCGCCGCTCTCGAACCTGCGCGGTGACGGCTACGGGGGCGATCTCGAGCGCCGCGCACGGCTGCTGCGCGAGATCGTGCGCACGATCCGCGGCCGCCACGCCCGCCTGCCGATCCTCGTGCGCATCTCGGCGACCGGGTGGGTCGAGGGCGGCTTCGACCTCGACGAGGCCGAGCGGGTCGTGTCCTGGCTCGCCGAAGACGGCGCCGACCTCGTCGACGTTTCGTCCGGCGGCAACGTACCCGTCGCCCCGATCCCCGTCGGCCCCGCCTACCAGACGCCCCTCGCGGCTCGGCTGCGCGGCAGTCTGCCCGCCGAGGCGATCGCCGTCGGCACGGTCGGCCTCATCACCGAGGCCGCGCAAGCCGAGTCGATTCTCGTCACCGGGCAGGCCGACGTGGTCTTCCTGGGCCGGGCGCTCCTCGCCGATCCGCACCTGCCGCTGCGGTGGGCGCACGAGCTGCGAGCTCCCTCGGCCGAGGCGCTCGTTCCGCCGCAGTACCACCGCGCGCGCTTCTGA
- a CDS encoding winged helix DNA-binding domain-containing protein — translation MTETISTGQLLGLRMRALGLAGEALSPPGRAAGAQRIAAVARRMLAVQGQDWRSSRWALGLRAPGTGLADVHAAFDEGLIVRSWPMRGTIHVVAAQDIGWMQRATNHRVLSGAPKRREYLGMSDAVLDRLVEVSMEALTGLAAEGSGLDRDSLAATWTEAGIEWQGNWRYHLIWWLCQNGLAVFGPARGGEPLLVRADEWIRDPRSLEGDEALAELAARYAEARGPIRERDLAWWTGLTVREARQAIALASESGRLAPLRLDGAAGAAGALWAHPRLLTTSSVDSASDPWLMLPAFDEHLLGYTDREAQLDPAHFERIVPGRNGMFLATVVADGRIVGTWRRGTRKPEGLELSALPGERIDVDALAPAATRWSAFHGQQAPALALTDPAVGRR, via the coding sequence ATGACCGAAACGATCAGCACCGGGCAGCTGCTCGGCCTGCGCATGCGCGCGCTGGGGCTCGCCGGCGAGGCGCTCTCGCCGCCGGGCCGGGCGGCGGGAGCGCAGCGCATCGCGGCGGTCGCACGGCGCATGCTCGCCGTGCAGGGGCAGGACTGGCGCTCCTCGCGCTGGGCGCTCGGGCTCCGCGCGCCGGGCACGGGGCTCGCCGACGTACACGCGGCGTTCGACGAGGGCCTCATCGTGCGCTCGTGGCCGATGCGCGGCACCATCCACGTCGTCGCGGCCCAAGACATCGGCTGGATGCAGCGGGCGACGAACCACCGCGTGCTCTCCGGCGCGCCCAAACGGCGCGAGTATCTGGGCATGAGCGACGCGGTGCTCGACCGGCTCGTCGAGGTGTCGATGGAGGCGCTCACCGGGCTCGCGGCGGAAGGAAGCGGGCTCGACCGCGACTCCCTCGCTGCGACCTGGACCGAGGCGGGCATCGAGTGGCAGGGCAACTGGCGGTACCACCTGATCTGGTGGCTGTGCCAGAACGGCCTCGCCGTGTTCGGGCCCGCGCGCGGCGGCGAGCCGCTGCTCGTGCGCGCCGACGAGTGGATCCGCGATCCCCGCTCCCTCGAGGGCGACGAGGCGCTCGCCGAACTCGCGGCTCGGTACGCCGAGGCGCGCGGGCCGATCCGAGAACGCGATCTGGCCTGGTGGACGGGACTGACGGTGCGCGAGGCCCGGCAGGCGATCGCGCTCGCCTCCGAGAGCGGTCGCCTCGCGCCGCTGCGCCTCGACGGGGCTGCGGGTGCCGCGGGCGCGCTCTGGGCGCACCCGCGGCTGCTCACCACGTCGTCGGTCGACTCGGCGAGCGATCCGTGGCTGATGCTGCCCGCGTTCGACGAGCACCTGCTCGGCTACACCGATCGTGAGGCGCAGCTCGACCCCGCCCACTTCGAACGCATCGTGCCGGGCCGCAACGGCATGTTCCTCGCGACGGTGGTCGCCGACGGCAGGATTGTTGGCACCTGGAGGCGCGGCACGCGCAAGCCCGAGGGCCTGGAACTGTCGGCGCTTCCCGGCGAGCGCATCGACGTCGACGCGCTCGCCCCTGCCGCCACGCGCTGGAGCGCCTTCCACGGGCAGCAGGCGCCCGCCCTCGCCCTCACCGACCCCGCGGTCGGCCGACGGTGA
- a CDS encoding cation:proton antiporter — MEFGLLSVIAVILLVGASIVGSKIRVAAPLLLVVVGIGIGYLPFVPLIDIDPEIILVVVLPPLLYSAAVNVPIVDFRRNFRPVIGLSVLLVIISAVAVGFLVHWIVPDIPLAAAIALGAVISPTDAVAATSIGKRLGMPERVVSILEGESLVNDATSLVLLKTATAAVAGSFALSSATGSFFLSVSVAIAVGLLFGVITVWIRSKLTSPVHDTIISFIVPFVAFIPAEELHASGVLAVVVTGLYTGHHASQRFSASARTNERLNWRTVQFLLENGVFLIMGLQLHSLVAQVGESELRLQHIGLLSLGLVALLILCRSAFMVPLIAGMQRVTRRYERRNAGYAHLNERVQSSGIADRDDGRFRDRLRKLDIRTRRSAADLEHEREQQLGWRDGVVLSWSGMRGVVTLAAAQSIPTTVPYRPQLVLAAFAVAVITLLLHGLTLPAFIRKLWPDGAGTGQEKAEIVSLSRDLYEAADEAIDEAIEERERELEKEAPQPPKDARQQEQTDIAVQRARASARSALLPLAAAAAPTLPIEVQGAEHPAQTYQRLARVALEAQREALLEERAIGRYSSQAIHAAELALDAYETRLLPPTAH, encoded by the coding sequence ATGGAATTCGGCCTCCTCTCCGTGATCGCGGTGATCCTGCTCGTCGGGGCGTCGATCGTCGGCAGCAAGATCCGCGTGGCGGCTCCCCTGCTGCTCGTCGTGGTCGGCATCGGCATCGGCTATCTGCCGTTCGTGCCGCTCATCGACATCGACCCCGAGATCATCCTGGTGGTCGTGCTGCCGCCACTGCTCTACTCGGCCGCGGTCAACGTGCCGATCGTCGATTTCCGACGCAACTTCCGGCCCGTCATCGGCCTGTCGGTGCTGCTCGTCATCATCTCGGCGGTGGCCGTCGGCTTCCTCGTGCACTGGATCGTGCCCGACATCCCGCTCGCCGCTGCCATCGCGCTCGGCGCGGTCATCAGCCCCACCGACGCGGTCGCGGCGACCTCCATCGGCAAACGGCTCGGCATGCCCGAGCGCGTCGTCTCCATCCTCGAGGGCGAGAGCCTCGTCAACGACGCCACCTCGCTCGTGCTCTTGAAGACCGCCACCGCGGCCGTGGCGGGCAGCTTCGCGCTCTCCTCGGCCACGGGATCGTTCTTCCTCTCCGTCTCGGTCGCGATCGCCGTCGGCCTGCTCTTCGGCGTGATCACGGTGTGGATCCGGTCGAAGCTCACCAGCCCCGTGCACGACACGATCATCTCGTTCATCGTGCCCTTCGTCGCCTTCATCCCCGCCGAAGAGCTGCACGCCTCCGGCGTGCTGGCCGTCGTGGTGACGGGGCTCTACACCGGCCACCACGCCTCGCAGCGCTTCAGCGCCTCCGCGCGCACCAACGAGCGGCTCAACTGGCGCACCGTGCAGTTCCTGCTCGAGAACGGCGTGTTCCTCATCATGGGGCTGCAGCTGCACTCGCTGGTGGCGCAGGTCGGCGAGAGCGAGTTGCGACTGCAGCACATCGGCCTGCTCTCGCTCGGGCTCGTCGCACTGCTCATCCTCTGCCGCTCGGCCTTCATGGTGCCGCTCATCGCCGGCATGCAGCGCGTGACGCGGCGCTACGAGCGCCGCAACGCGGGGTACGCGCACCTCAACGAGCGGGTGCAGAGCTCGGGCATCGCCGACAGGGACGACGGCCGCTTCAGAGACCGGCTGCGCAAGCTCGACATCCGAACCCGGCGTTCGGCGGCCGACCTCGAGCACGAGCGCGAGCAGCAGCTCGGCTGGCGCGATGGCGTCGTGCTGTCGTGGAGCGGCATGCGCGGCGTGGTCACCCTCGCTGCGGCCCAGTCGATCCCCACCACCGTTCCCTACCGCCCGCAGCTCGTGCTCGCCGCCTTCGCGGTCGCCGTGATCACCCTGCTGCTGCACGGCCTCACGCTGCCCGCCTTCATCCGCAAGCTCTGGCCCGACGGCGCCGGTACCGGGCAGGAGAAGGCCGAGATCGTCTCGCTCTCCAGAGACCTCTACGAGGCCGCCGACGAGGCCATCGACGAGGCCATCGAGGAGCGCGAGAGGGAGCTCGAGAAGGAGGCACCGCAGCCGCCGAAGGATGCGCGGCAGCAGGAGCAGACCGACATCGCGGTGCAGCGCGCCCGCGCGAGCGCTCGCAGCGCCCTGCTCCCCCTGGCAGCCGCGGCCGCGCCCACCCTCCCCATCGAGGTGCAGGGCGCCGAGCATCCGGCGCAGACGTATCAGAGGCTCGCCCGAGTCGCCCTCGAGGCCCAGCGGGAGGCGCTGCTCGAGGAGCGGGCGATCGGGCGCTACAGCTCCCAGGCCATCCACGCGGCCGAGCTCGCGCTCGACGCCTACGAGACCCGGCTGCTGCCTCCGACCGCGCACTGA
- a CDS encoding Lrp/AsnC family transcriptional regulator encodes MTEDSKNLRPEASLDQVDRKIVEELQTNGRITNAELAERVGVAASTCIARVRSLVSRGIITGFTASVDPRAMGLGLQVLVSVTVRSGARQRIAELSDELRSLPEVMQLFFLGGVEDFIIHLAARDSDHVRDFVMEHLSAHPAVSSTRTSIVFSHHQNPVQA; translated from the coding sequence ATGACTGAGGATTCGAAGAATCTGCGCCCCGAGGCGAGCCTGGATCAGGTCGACCGCAAGATCGTGGAGGAACTGCAGACGAACGGCCGCATCACGAACGCCGAACTGGCGGAACGGGTGGGCGTCGCCGCGTCGACGTGCATCGCCCGCGTGCGCAGCCTGGTCTCGCGCGGCATCATCACGGGTTTCACGGCCTCGGTCGACCCGCGCGCCATGGGGCTCGGGCTGCAGGTGCTCGTGAGCGTCACCGTGCGATCGGGCGCGCGGCAGCGGATCGCCGAGCTGAGCGATGAGCTGCGCTCGCTGCCCGAGGTGATGCAGCTCTTCTTCCTGGGCGGCGTCGAAGACTTCATCATCCATCTCGCCGCGCGCGATTCGGATCACGTGCGCGACTTCGTCATGGAGCACCTCTCGGCGCACCCCGCGGTGTCGTCCACCCGCACGAGCATCGTCTTCAGCCATCACCAGAACCCCGTGCAGGCCTGA
- the ald gene encoding alanine dehydrogenase — MHVGIPTEIKNNENRVAITQAGVYELARRGHEVLVQAGAGLGSAITDEEYAAAGAKIVESADQVWADSDMILKVKEPIASEYDKLRKGQVLFTYLHLAAEKALTEAVLASGTTAIAYETVQLPNRGLPLLAPMSEVAGRLSVQVGAYSLMKANGGRGILLGGVTATRRGKVVVIGGGAAGEQAARIAYGMGAEVTVIDIAIPRLKQLEDEFNGRIQTRTSNAHNITEALKDADLVIGSVLIPGEKAPKLVTDEMVAQMKQGSVLVDIAIDQGGCFENSKPTTHDNPTFEVHNSIYYCVANMPGAVPETSTAALTNATLPYVVAIADKGWVKALNDDASLAKGLNAHEGVLTNHGVSLAFPELASASLEETLAAQA, encoded by the coding sequence ATGCACGTCGGTATCCCCACCGAAATCAAGAACAACGAGAACCGCGTCGCCATCACGCAGGCCGGCGTCTACGAGCTGGCCCGCCGCGGCCACGAGGTGCTGGTGCAGGCCGGCGCCGGCCTCGGTTCGGCGATCACCGACGAAGAGTACGCCGCCGCCGGCGCCAAGATCGTCGAGAGCGCGGATCAGGTCTGGGCCGACTCCGACATGATCCTCAAGGTCAAGGAGCCCATCGCCTCCGAGTACGACAAGCTGCGCAAGGGTCAGGTGCTCTTCACCTACCTGCACCTCGCCGCCGAGAAGGCTCTCACCGAGGCCGTGCTCGCATCGGGCACCACCGCGATCGCCTACGAGACCGTGCAGCTGCCGAACCGCGGCCTGCCGCTCCTCGCGCCCATGTCCGAGGTCGCCGGGCGCCTCTCGGTGCAGGTCGGCGCCTACTCGCTCATGAAGGCCAACGGCGGCCGCGGCATCCTCCTCGGCGGCGTGACCGCGACCCGTCGCGGCAAGGTCGTCGTGATCGGCGGCGGCGCGGCCGGCGAGCAGGCGGCCCGCATCGCCTACGGCATGGGCGCCGAGGTCACCGTGATCGACATCGCGATCCCCCGCCTGAAGCAGCTCGAGGACGAGTTCAACGGTCGCATCCAGACTCGCACCTCGAACGCGCACAACATCACCGAGGCGCTCAAGGACGCCGACCTCGTCATCGGCTCCGTGCTGATCCCGGGCGAGAAGGCTCCGAAGCTCGTCACCGACGAGATGGTCGCGCAGATGAAGCAGGGCTCGGTGCTCGTCGACATCGCCATCGATCAGGGCGGCTGCTTCGAGAACTCGAAGCCCACCACCCACGACAACCCCACGTTCGAGGTGCACAACTCGATCTACTACTGCGTCGCGAACATGCCCGGCGCGGTGCCCGAGACCTCGACCGCGGCGCTCACCAACGCGACGCTCCCCTACGTGGTCGCGATCGCCGACAAGGGCTGGGTCAAGGCGCTGAACGACGACGCGTCGCTCGCGAAGGGCCTCAACGCGCACGAGGGCGTCCTCACCAACCACGGCGTCTCGCTGGCGTTCCCCGAGCTCGCCTCGGCGTCGCTCGAGGAGACCCTCGCCGCCCAGGCGTAA
- a CDS encoding alkylhydroperoxidase domain protein, with protein MPSNTSTVPATTDIIDALAGIAPGDALDAARARRPEARTHAQGSFEALFLPDDTSHVALAERAAVALFVARLHRQAPAVEFYGALLRETGKGLGAGAGEALEPLIVAEAERAAGSGPYGAFRAENAPESTVGPVYSVSSVEAAYALGDRLSAALEHAHLLVLHPRDAAREPLQHLLDAGWSTTGVVTLSQLISFLTFQLRVVQGLGELSTGEGAASLPELAADVARAAGERADGASTPAAPGASERLPQAPSVEEPPRFTQQVLGWKPWLQPLPVAEFTERHYEALVQRDRVHMPYFRLLARDPEALRERTLTDLDIFTNTDAGLPRAEREVAAAAASRYNGCVFCASVHARFASENGADRDDVQRLLDEGVSARLSPRLDAIIDATVALTATPSRFGAAEIAALREAGLDELSLLDVIQAGAFFNWANRLMLSIGEPTL; from the coding sequence ATGCCATCGAATACCTCGACCGTACCCGCGACCACCGACATCATCGACGCGCTGGCGGGTATCGCCCCGGGCGACGCCCTCGACGCGGCCCGCGCGCGGCGACCGGAGGCACGCACGCACGCCCAGGGCAGCTTCGAAGCGCTGTTCCTGCCCGACGACACCTCGCACGTCGCGCTGGCCGAACGCGCCGCGGTCGCCCTGTTCGTCGCGCGCCTGCACCGACAGGCCCCCGCGGTCGAGTTCTACGGGGCGCTGCTGCGCGAGACCGGCAAGGGCCTCGGCGCCGGCGCCGGCGAAGCCCTCGAACCGTTGATCGTGGCCGAGGCGGAGCGCGCCGCGGGATCGGGACCCTACGGCGCGTTCCGAGCCGAGAACGCACCCGAGAGCACCGTCGGCCCCGTCTACAGCGTGTCGTCGGTCGAGGCCGCCTACGCCCTCGGCGATCGGCTCTCGGCCGCGCTCGAGCACGCCCATCTGCTCGTGCTGCATCCCCGCGACGCCGCTCGCGAGCCCCTGCAGCACCTGCTCGACGCGGGCTGGAGCACCACCGGCGTCGTCACGCTCTCGCAACTGATCTCGTTCCTCACATTCCAGCTGCGGGTCGTGCAGGGACTCGGCGAACTGAGCACGGGTGAGGGGGCGGCGTCCCTGCCTGAGCTCGCCGCTGACGTGGCCCGCGCTGCCGGCGAGCGCGCCGACGGAGCTTCCACCCCCGCGGCCCCCGGCGCCTCCGAACGACTGCCGCAGGCCCCCAGCGTCGAGGAACCGCCGCGATTCACGCAGCAGGTGCTCGGCTGGAAGCCGTGGCTGCAACCGCTGCCCGTCGCTGAGTTCACCGAGCGCCACTACGAGGCGCTCGTGCAGCGCGACCGTGTGCACATGCCCTACTTCAGGCTGCTCGCGCGCGATCCCGAGGCCCTGCGCGAGCGCACGCTCACCGACCTCGACATCTTCACGAACACCGATGCCGGGCTGCCCCGTGCAGAGCGCGAGGTCGCCGCGGCCGCCGCGTCGCGCTACAACGGCTGCGTCTTCTGCGCCTCCGTGCACGCGCGCTTCGCGAGCGAGAACGGAGCCGACCGCGACGACGTGCAGCGCCTGCTCGACGAGGGGGTCTCGGCCCGCCTGTCGCCCCGGCTCGACGCGATCATCGACGCCACCGTGGCGCTGACCGCGACGCCGTCGCGCTTCGGCGCCGCCGAGATCGCCGCGCTGCGGGAGGCCGGCCTCGACGAGCTCTCGCTGCTCGACGTCATCCAGGCGGGCGCGTTCTTCAACTGGGCCAACCGTCTGATGCTCTCGATCGGAGAGCCCACGCTCTGA
- a CDS encoding dipeptide ABC transporter ATP-binding protein, with protein sequence MSEQPLLSIRDLAVQYRTRRGHVDAVRGVSFDVEAGKVTAVVGESGSGKTTVAQSVIGLLASNGSISRGSIQLNERRLGTTELVGLSERRWQDLRGRCVGLIPQDPGNSLNPVKTVGRSISESLRIHGRPSREEARDRVLALLDQVGIDDPVRRAGQYPHEFSGGMRQRVLIAAAIANNPELIIADEPTSALDVTVQRTVLDLLDTLRRDTGTGVLFITHDLAVAADRADSVVVMRGGEVQESGPSDRVLAQPESEYTKRLMHDAPSFGRVVERESIAVSERPLGAQAPLGAQASGGAQVDLTAEPSSAAPGPLLEVRGLRQEFGHGANAFVAVDDVSFTVARGTTHALVGESGSGKTTTGRAIAGFAKPTAGSIRIDAGAGGATVVRSAGGAASARDSVGGGAAAVHGADGADGTDAAPDAAAVGTIASAAGDPLEVTALRGRALREFRRTTQLVYQNPYGSLDPRLSIGQTLAEPLRNFHIGSRGEQADRVAHALELVALPADFAHRQPRELSGGQRQRVAIARALIVEPELVVLDEAVSALDVTVQAQILRLLARLQTELGLTYVFISHDLAVVRQICDTVSVLQRGRQVEHGDTEEVFSNAQHPYTQRLIDAIPGASLASGHWVI encoded by the coding sequence ATGAGCGAGCAGCCGCTGCTCAGCATCCGCGATCTCGCGGTGCAGTACCGCACCCGCCGCGGCCACGTCGACGCGGTGCGCGGCGTGAGCTTCGACGTCGAGGCCGGCAAGGTCACGGCGGTGGTCGGCGAGTCGGGGTCGGGCAAGACCACCGTCGCCCAGTCGGTGATCGGCCTGCTCGCCTCGAACGGCAGCATCTCGCGCGGCTCGATCCAGCTCAACGAGCGCCGCCTCGGAACGACCGAGCTCGTCGGCCTCTCCGAACGGCGGTGGCAGGACCTGCGCGGCCGCTGCGTCGGGCTGATTCCGCAGGATCCCGGCAACTCGCTCAACCCGGTGAAGACCGTGGGGCGCTCGATCAGCGAGTCGCTGCGCATCCACGGCAGGCCGAGCCGCGAGGAGGCGCGCGACCGCGTGCTCGCGCTGCTCGACCAGGTCGGCATCGACGACCCGGTGCGCCGCGCCGGGCAGTACCCGCACGAGTTCTCGGGCGGCATGCGGCAGCGCGTGCTGATCGCCGCCGCCATCGCGAACAACCCCGAGCTGATCATCGCCGACGAGCCCACCTCGGCGCTCGACGTCACCGTGCAGCGCACCGTGCTCGACCTGCTCGACACGCTGCGGCGCGACACCGGCACGGGTGTGCTGTTCATCACGCACGACCTGGCGGTGGCCGCGGATCGCGCCGACAGCGTCGTCGTGATGCGCGGGGGCGAGGTGCAGGAGTCGGGGCCCAGCGACCGCGTGCTCGCGCAGCCCGAGTCGGAATACACGAAGCGGCTCATGCACGACGCACCCTCGTTCGGACGCGTCGTCGAACGCGAGAGCATCGCGGTCTCGGAGCGCCCGCTCGGTGCGCAGGCTCCGCTCGGAGCCCAGGCTTCAGGCGGGGCGCAGGTTGATTTGACCGCAGAGCCCTCGTCCGCCGCCCCCGGTCCGCTGCTCGAGGTGCGCGGGCTGCGGCAGGAGTTCGGGCACGGCGCCAATGCCTTCGTGGCCGTCGACGACGTCTCGTTCACCGTCGCGCGCGGCACCACGCACGCGCTCGTGGGGGAGTCGGGGTCGGGCAAGACCACCACCGGCCGCGCGATCGCGGGCTTCGCCAAGCCGACGGCGGGCAGCATCCGCATCGACGCCGGAGCCGGTGGCGCTACTGTCGTACGGAGCGCCGGTGGCGCTGCTTCCGCGCGGGACTCCGTCGGGGGTGGCGCTGCCGCCGTGCACGGCGCCGATGGCGCCGACGGCACGGACGCCGCACCGGACGCCGCTGCCGTCGGCACCATCGCCTCAGCAGCGGGCGACCCGCTCGAGGTCACCGCGCTGCGCGGTCGCGCCCTGCGCGAGTTCCGCCGCACCACCCAACTCGTCTACCAGAATCCCTACGGCTCCCTCGACCCGCGACTCTCGATCGGGCAGACCCTCGCGGAGCCCCTGCGCAACTTCCACATCGGATCCCGGGGCGAACAGGCCGACCGGGTCGCTCACGCGCTCGAACTCGTCGCGCTGCCCGCCGACTTCGCTCATCGGCAGCCGCGCGAGCTCTCGGGTGGACAGCGGCAGCGCGTCGCGATCGCGCGAGCGCTCATCGTGGAGCCCGAGCTCGTCGTGCTCGACGAAGCGGTGTCGGCGCTCGACGTGACCGTGCAGGCGCAGATCCTGCGGCTGCTCGCGCGGTTGCAGACCGAGCTCGGTCTCACCTACGTGTTCATCTCGCACGACCTCGCGGTGGTGCGGCAGATCTGCGACACCGTCTCGGTGCTGCAGCGCGGCCGTCAAGTCGAGCACGGCGACACCGAGGAGGTCTTCAGCAACGCCCAGCACCCGTACACGCAGCGGCTCATCGATGCGATCCCGGGCGCCTCGCTCGCCTCGGGCCACTGGGTGATCTGA